Proteins encoded together in one Maricaulis maris window:
- a CDS encoding 6-pyruvoyl trahydropterin synthase family protein — protein MAHLSTKSYGNERGLSCCSRQWAADSHCALLHGYSFGFNFVFAAEQLDKRGWVLDFGKGGFGPIKDWLHDMFDHTLLVAADDPQRPVLEALGEQGLARVRIVEGTSCERMAELAFHKASEIVAAATGGRCWVESVECSEHASNSAIYRSSAAVEQLAAAERLQAELARS, from the coding sequence ATGGCCCATCTGTCCACCAAATCCTACGGCAATGAGCGCGGCCTGTCCTGCTGCTCGCGGCAATGGGCTGCCGACAGCCATTGCGCGCTGCTGCACGGCTATTCCTTCGGTTTCAATTTCGTCTTCGCCGCCGAACAGCTCGACAAGCGCGGCTGGGTTCTGGATTTCGGCAAGGGCGGCTTCGGTCCGATCAAGGACTGGCTCCACGACATGTTTGACCACACCTTGCTGGTCGCCGCCGATGATCCCCAGCGACCGGTCCTCGAGGCCTTGGGTGAGCAGGGACTGGCCCGCGTCCGTATTGTCGAGGGGACCAGCTGTGAGCGGATGGCCGAACTGGCCTTCCACAAGGCCTCCGAAATCGTGGCAGCGGCGACCGGTGGCCGGTGCTGGGTTGAGTCGGTGGAATGCTCCGAACACGCCTCCAACTCCGCCATTTACCGCTCGTCCGCTGCGGTCGAGCAGCTCGCCGCTGCGGAACGCCTGCAGGCAGAGCTGGCCCGGAGCTGA
- a CDS encoding cold shock domain-containing protein, whose protein sequence is MLELEGRVKWYDPARGYGFIDAIDGQGDILLHASCLRRFGQGPALPNAKVICKAVQGDKGRQAVELVEMSGGDTEAEARPRRFHPYAVSSAPFNPAVVKWFDALRGYGFVTCDAVEGDVFLHAATLRRAGFEDIQPGDRLDVRCVEGPKGALAAEIKVAGSS, encoded by the coding sequence ATGCTTGAGCTCGAAGGCCGGGTGAAATGGTATGATCCGGCTCGGGGCTACGGGTTTATTGATGCAATCGACGGGCAGGGAGACATCCTCCTGCATGCCAGTTGTCTCAGACGGTTCGGACAGGGGCCGGCGCTTCCCAACGCCAAGGTGATCTGCAAGGCCGTCCAGGGTGACAAGGGCCGTCAGGCCGTCGAGCTGGTTGAAATGAGCGGCGGTGATACCGAAGCCGAAGCCCGCCCACGCCGTTTTCATCCCTATGCCGTCTCCAGCGCACCGTTCAATCCGGCGGTGGTGAAGTGGTTCGACGCCTTGCGTGGCTATGGTTTCGTCACCTGTGATGCTGTCGAGGGCGATGTGTTCCTGCACGCCGCGACCCTGCGCCGCGCCGGCTTCGAGGACATTCAGCCAGGTGACCGGCTCGACGTGCGCTGTGTCGAAGGTCCCAAGGGAGCGCTGGCTGCCGAGATCAAGGTCGCCGGCTCAAGCTGA
- a CDS encoding DUF192 domain-containing protein: MRTLILSSLLALGLAAAVSAQQAASPIVSDPTAQDAAISFGGPEPVRFVTATGDEHVIMAEIAATPEQQQRGLMWRDSIEPGTGMLFQYVPAEPASMWMRNTLVDLDILYVNEAGRIVKIIAYAQAESRRSLSSEATVSGVIELGAGQAIAMGLRPGDRVYHPFFPEEAAAELTEPDMDAAQEAPEEAQ, translated from the coding sequence ATGCGAACCCTGATCCTTTCCAGCCTTCTGGCTCTTGGCCTTGCTGCCGCTGTTTCGGCGCAGCAAGCCGCATCCCCAATCGTCTCGGACCCGACCGCGCAGGACGCCGCGATCAGTTTCGGTGGCCCCGAGCCTGTGCGCTTCGTCACCGCCACGGGCGATGAGCATGTGATCATGGCGGAAATCGCCGCCACGCCGGAGCAGCAGCAGCGCGGCCTGATGTGGCGTGATAGTATCGAGCCGGGCACCGGCATGCTGTTCCAGTACGTCCCGGCCGAGCCGGCCTCCATGTGGATGCGCAATACGCTGGTCGATCTTGATATCCTCTATGTCAACGAGGCCGGCCGCATCGTGAAGATCATCGCTTACGCCCAGGCCGAATCGCGGCGCAGCCTGTCGTCCGAAGCGACGGTCTCGGGCGTGATCGAGCTGGGCGCTGGCCAGGCCATCGCCATGGGGCTGCGGCCTGGCGACCGCGTCTATCACCCCTTCTTCCCCGAGGAAGCAGCCGCCGAACTGACCGAGCCGGACATGGACGCTGCACAGGAAGCGCCGGAGGAGGCGCAGTAG
- a CDS encoding ETC complex I subunit, with protein sequence MFAKIYRPARTAMQSGRGKSKRWVLEFSPEMAKRPEPLMGWTSSSDMRGQIKLNFESQDEAIAYAKRQGIPFQLVEPQEPKRYAKSYADNFSADRKQPWSH encoded by the coding sequence ATGTTCGCGAAGATCTACCGTCCCGCGCGCACTGCAATGCAATCCGGTCGTGGCAAGAGCAAGAGATGGGTGCTCGAATTCTCGCCGGAGATGGCCAAGCGTCCCGAGCCGCTGATGGGCTGGACGTCCTCGTCCGACATGCGCGGCCAGATCAAGCTGAACTTTGAAAGCCAGGACGAAGCGATCGCCTATGCCAAGCGCCAGGGCATCCCGTTCCAGCTCGTCGAGCCGCAAGAGCCCAAGCGCTACGCCAAGTCCTATGCCGACAATTTCTCGGCTGACCGCAAGCAGCCCTGGTCGCACTAG
- the metC gene encoding cystathionine beta-lyase yields MKDETKLTRLGRPHDERGQVNPSVARGSTMLAPSAAALYDFPPGRKHYGRVGLETHDALRSALSELQGGAGCALTSSGLMANTLSILAATEAGGEVLAADCIYGPVRNFLLNTLSRYGVKTRFFAPRMGAEIADLITDDTQAILLESPGSLTMEMQDVPAIARVAREKGVITIIDDTWSAGLTFKPLQLGVDYAAQALTKYVGGHSDLLMGAVVARDEALFQRLQTTERAFGFHTGPDDAYLALRGLRSMSLRMQRSADSSLVIADWLAARHEVGAIRHPARTDHPDHAIYARDFTGACGLFAFEVPGWDIATSERFLDALELIGMGFSWGGFESLAIHCDPQLKRTKTAHKHDGALIRLSIGMEAPEDLIADLERGFAAVAAAR; encoded by the coding sequence ATGAAGGACGAAACCAAACTCACCCGCCTCGGTCGCCCCCATGATGAGCGCGGCCAGGTCAATCCGTCCGTCGCCCGGGGCTCGACCATGCTCGCCCCGTCCGCCGCTGCGCTCTATGATTTTCCGCCCGGTCGCAAGCATTACGGCCGGGTCGGACTGGAGACCCATGATGCGCTGCGCTCGGCGCTGAGCGAGCTGCAGGGCGGCGCCGGTTGCGCCCTCACCTCGTCCGGCCTGATGGCCAACACCTTGTCCATCCTCGCCGCGACCGAAGCCGGCGGCGAAGTGCTGGCGGCCGATTGCATCTACGGACCGGTGCGCAACTTCCTGCTCAACACCTTGTCCCGCTATGGCGTGAAGACCCGCTTCTTTGCCCCGCGCATGGGCGCCGAGATTGCCGATCTCATCACCGACGACACCCAGGCCATCCTGCTTGAGAGCCCGGGCTCGCTGACCATGGAGATGCAGGACGTTCCGGCGATTGCCCGGGTCGCCCGCGAAAAAGGCGTGATCACCATTATCGACGACACCTGGAGCGCCGGCCTGACCTTCAAGCCGCTGCAGCTCGGTGTCGATTATGCCGCCCAGGCCCTGACCAAATATGTCGGCGGGCATTCAGACCTGCTGATGGGGGCTGTTGTGGCGCGCGACGAGGCCCTGTTCCAGCGCCTGCAGACCACCGAGCGTGCCTTCGGCTTTCATACCGGTCCGGACGATGCCTATCTGGCCCTGCGCGGCTTGCGCTCGATGAGCCTGCGGATGCAGCGCAGCGCGGACAGCAGCCTGGTCATCGCCGACTGGCTTGCCGCGCGTCACGAGGTCGGAGCCATCCGCCATCCGGCTCGGACAGACCACCCCGATCATGCCATCTACGCCCGCGACTTCACCGGCGCCTGCGGCCTGTTCGCGTTTGAAGTGCCCGGCTGGGACATTGCGACGTCGGAACGCTTCCTCGATGCACTGGAGCTGATCGGCATGGGCTTTTCCTGGGGCGGCTTCGAAAGCCTCGCCATCCATTGCGACCCGCAGCTCAAGCGCACCAAGACCGCGCACAAGCATGACGGCGCCCTGATCCGTCTCTCGATCGGCATGGAAGCCCCGGAAGACCTGATCGCGGACCTGGAGCGCGGGTTTGCAGCGGTCGCCGCCGCACGCTGA
- a CDS encoding sulfurtransferase produces MPASLISAAEAMAAHGEPDIVFLDGSWTFPGGPQHGAAGFIPGSRLFDIDTVKDPANPLPHMLPDADDFTRHARERGLNTDTRLIVYDRYGLFSAARVWWMFRAMGHRSIAVLDGGLPAWIEAGGKVSKAPATHWELGNFTAHYQPGLVADRRAVEAAIRSGDSQILDARGKARFAARVPEPREGMRSGHMPGARNLPFTSLLDERGRLMIDAARFDAAGVERGKPVITTCGSGVTACILSLALDCLGQPSAVYDGSWSEWGSRPDTEIETGRATP; encoded by the coding sequence ATGCCGGCTTCGCTGATCTCCGCAGCCGAGGCGATGGCCGCTCATGGCGAACCCGACATCGTCTTCCTCGATGGCAGCTGGACCTTTCCCGGCGGTCCGCAGCACGGCGCTGCGGGCTTCATACCGGGCAGCCGCCTGTTCGACATCGACACGGTCAAGGACCCTGCCAATCCGCTGCCGCACATGCTCCCCGATGCCGACGACTTCACCCGCCATGCCCGTGAACGCGGCCTCAATACCGATACCCGCCTGATCGTCTATGACCGCTACGGGCTGTTCAGCGCCGCCCGGGTCTGGTGGATGTTCCGGGCCATGGGCCATCGGTCCATCGCCGTGCTCGATGGCGGCCTGCCCGCCTGGATCGAGGCTGGCGGGAAGGTTTCAAAGGCGCCCGCAACGCATTGGGAACTGGGAAATTTTACCGCTCACTACCAGCCCGGACTCGTCGCCGATCGCCGCGCTGTCGAAGCCGCCATCCGTTCTGGCGACAGCCAGATCCTTGATGCCCGCGGCAAGGCCCGTTTTGCCGCCCGGGTCCCGGAACCCCGCGAGGGCATGCGCAGTGGCCACATGCCCGGCGCTCGCAACCTCCCTTTCACGAGCCTGCTGGATGAACGCGGACGCCTGATGATCGATGCCGCCCGCTTTGACGCCGCCGGGGTGGAGCGGGGCAAGCCCGTGATCACCACCTGCGGCTCTGGTGTCACCGCTTGCATTCTGTCGCTGGCGCTGGATTGTCTGGGTCAGCCATCGGCCGTCTATGATGGCTCCTGGAGCGAATGGGGCAGCCGTCCCGACACCGAGATAGAGACAGGACGCGCGACGCCATGA